The following proteins are co-located in the Oryzias melastigma strain HK-1 linkage group LG8, ASM292280v2, whole genome shotgun sequence genome:
- the bri3 gene encoding brain protein I3, translating into MVDSKPLLQDRPPAYNSAPGAYEYGPQPQHGYGAIPAAGPPPYQYPDGRAFPPAQMGPAVSQQPCVGTYAIIQPSVVVVGGCPACRVGVLEDDFTCLGILCAIFFFPLGILFCFALRQRRCPNCGATFG; encoded by the exons ATGGTGGACAGTAAACCTCTGCTCCAGGACAGACctcccgcctacaactcagcTCCCGGGGCGTATGAATACGGCCCGCAGCCGCAGCACGGCTACGGAGCCATCCCCGCCGCGGGCCCGCCGCCATACCAATACCCCGATGGCCGAg CGTTCCCTCCAGCCCAAATGGGCCCTGCAGTTTCCCAGCAGCCCTGTGTTGGGACCTACGCCATCATCCAGCCGTCTgtagtggtggtggggggttgtCCAGCCTGCAG AGTGGGGGTCCTGGAAGACGACTTCACCTGCTTGGGGATCCTGTGtgccatcttcttcttcccGTTGGGCATCCTCTTCTGCTTCGCTCTGCGCCAGAGGAGGTGTCCTAACTGTGGCGCCACCTTCGGTTAA
- the tecpr1b gene encoding tectonin beta-propeller repeat-containing protein 1 isoform X1 — protein MFAAEQHATTMPITLLWAVDVYGRVYSLSTAGQCWVRADDMLLELKRVTAGKDRCWGIGCDHLVYLNIIPSETPIRYREETYENQRWNPVDGFTDVLLPTDRWPWSDVTGMNPQPLHSFQLPSRSWEWEGDWYVDQSCGGEPSQTGGWEYAVDFPANFSPEKKWNSCVRRRRWIRYRRYTAQGTWAKIPLENPRKPPLPLCDISCGGWEMSDQSGRYPYLWGVTQQGQVWFREGIHPRVPEGTSWEEVEVPKEVAQLSAGPGDLLWALLWDGNLLVRTGLSLDSPTGTSWVEVESPGKEMEALHVSVGVSVVWVVTKDYKVWFRRGVNSHNPCGSGWISIGGEMMMVDVGLNDQVWAVGEDRGLYFRMGVTLSEPSGNGWIPVSAQWGSSKEVAPPREECELSGPLTEASQGSVLSCTDSDSEFGPTDPHSPVDTPVVEAEATSQEGKVSVSAPQQDAPKAFIPASDSFINSLVSDRDKPVVQPATVTEEEEREELPPAPVLPAPQPADVPWMNVDLEGAEAARNAQASGRPLSDAPAAATYDLGTLEGSQGVGEEDGPVWAWISGGGCDVDAGSQISWLSPSGPLPSSLSLTPVQSAAWSEQPQQTEHRQEISKKPIERSNSVWVRKGSLRWWRDWKPQRWVDVGVALEQSTKPDGRKDSIFFVYYTQYDEKKYLHVVIHEVTALVPLLRDDYFAFALYTADRTKQRWPLVLAAQTEKDMNDWLELLSGCCCKCRGIAGPPSRRAVWSTTTKGDLMVHEPCFSLEAPANTMPCDLMFWRQVPGHLRCVESNSLGLVWGVGWDGTAWVYTGHCGPTSASQMYEQSDVRSVHVYENQRWNPVTGYTDKGLPTDRPMWSDESGLKECSKANTAPPSPQWSWVSEWTVDYKVPGGTDKEGWQYAADFPTTFHGHKTMKDFVRRRRWTRQCKITVRGPWKQVPPIHLSDISIMPCLAQSRMEQVPVWAISDKGDVLCRLGVTPLNPAGSSWLHVGTDQPFKSISIGGANQVWAIAKDGAVFYRGSVSPQNPAGECWYHIPSPPKQTLRQLSVGRTSVFAVDENGNLWYRQGLTPSYPQGSAWELISNNVTKVSVGPLDQVWIIADGIPGFPTETPGAVCHRLGVGPMQPKGQSWDYGIGGGWEHISVRGNSAEAPRSPHPPPLGPARSPAPQRTVNGSAVCV, from the exons ATGTTCGCAGCCGAGCAGCATGC GACCACCATGCCGATCACACTGCTGTGGGCCGTGGACGTGTACGGCAGGGTGTACAGCCTCTCCACAGCCGGCCAGTGCTGGGTACGCGCCGACGACATGCTGCTGGAGCTGAAGCGGGTCACGGCGGGGAAGGACCGCTGCTGGGGCATCGGCTGTGATCACCTTGTTTACCTGAATATAATCCCCAGTGAGACCCCCATCCGCTACCGGGAGGAGACCTATGAGAACCAG CGGTGGAACCCTGTGGATGGCTTCACTGATGTGCTGCTCCCCACCGACCGCTGGCCGTGGAGCGATGTGACCGGGATGAACCCCCAGCCGCTCCACAGCTTCCAGCTCCCCTCCCGCAGCTGGGAGTGGGAGGGAGACTGGTACGTGGATCAGAGCTGCGGGGGGGAACCCAGCCAGACCGGG gGCTGGGAGTACGCCGTCGATTTCCCGGCAAACTTCTCTCCAGAGAAAAAGTGGAACTCGTGCGTCCGGCGCAGGCGATGGATCCGCTATAGAAGATACACAGCACAAGGAACCTGGGCAAAA ATCCCCTTGGAGAATCCCAGGAAGCCCCCACTtccactctgtgacatcagctgTGGGGGGTGGGAGATGAGCGACCAGTCTGGGCGATATCCCTATCTCTGGGGGGTGACCCAACAAGGACAG GTGTGGTTCAGGGAGGGCATCCACCCTCGTGTCCCAGAGGGCACCAGCTGGGAGGAGGTTGAAGTTCCCAAAGAGGTGGCTCAGCTATCAGCGGGCCCCGGGGACCTTCTGTGGGCTTTACTGTGGGACGGGAACTTGCTGGTCCGCACCGGCCTGAGCCTGGACAGCCCAACTG GCACTTCCTGGGTGGAGGTGGAATCACCGGGGAAAGAGATGGAAGCGCTCCACGTGTCTGTTGGAGTCAGCGTGGTGTGGGTGGTGACTAAAGACTACAAG GTGTGGTTCAGGCGAGGGGTGAACTCCCACAATCCCTGTGGCTCCGGCTGGATCAGCATCGGTGGGGAGATGATGATGGTGGACGTCGGGCTAAACGACCAG GTGTGGGCGGTGGGGGAGGACCGCGGCTTGTATTTTAGGATGGGGGTGACTCTCTCGGAGCCGAGCGGAAATGGCTGGATCCCCGTTTCGGCGCAGTGGGGCAGCAGTAAAGAGGTCGCCCCGCCGAG GGAGGAGTGTGAGCTGAGCGGCCCGCTGACCGAGGCCTCTCAAGGCTCAGTGCTCAGCTGCACCGACTCAGACTCGGAGTTTGGGCCTACGGACCCCCACAGCCCTGTAGACACCCCCGTCGTGGAGGCAGAAGCCACTTCTCAAGAAGGGAAAGTCTCAGTTTCAGCCCCCCAACAGGACGCCCCGAAAGCTTTCATCCCCGCCAGTGACAGCTTCATCAACAGCCTGGTGTCCGACCGCGACAAACCGGTGGTGCAGCCGGCTACCgtcacagaagaagaagagcgcGAGGAGCTGCCCCCAGCCCCGGTGCTCCCAGCACCTCAACCTGCAGACGTCCCATGGATGAACGTAgacctggagggggcggaggcGGCTCGGAACGCGCAGGCGTCGGGACGCCCGTTGAGTGATGCTCCTGCCGCCGCCACGTACGATCTGGGGACTCTGGAGGGCTCGCAGGGCGTCGGAGAGGAGGACGGGCCGGTGTGGGCGTGGATCTCCGGCGGAGGCTGCGACGTGGACGCCGGCTCGCAGATCAGCTGGCTCAGTCCTTCTG GACCTCTCCCCAGCTCCTTGTCACTGACTCCGGTGCAGTCGGCTGCCTGGAGCGAGCAGCCGCAGCAAACGGAACACCGGCAGGAGATCAGCAAGAAGCCTATTGAGAGAAGCAAC TCGGTGTGGGTTCGTAAAGGCTCCCTGCGTTGGTGGAGAGACTGGAAGCCACAGCGCTGGGTGGACGTGGGCGTCGCCCTGGAACAATCCACCAAACCCGACGGCCGGAAGGACAGCATCTTCTTTGTTTATTACACCCAGTACGACGAGAAGAAG TATCTCCACGTTGTTATCCATGAAGTGACGGCGCTGGTGCCGCTGCTGCGAGACGACTACTTTGCCTTCGCGCTGTACACTGCAGACAGGACCAAACAGAGGTGGCCTCTGGTTTTAGCGGCACAAACGGAGAAGGACATGAACGACTGG TTGGAGCTGCTGTCCGGCTGTTGCTGCAAGTGTCGAGGCATCGCCGGACCTCCATCTCGACGGGCCGTGTGGTCCACCACCACAAAGGGGGACCTCATGGTCCACGAGCCGTGCTTCTCTCTGGAAGCCCCCGCCAACACCATGCCCTGCGACCTCAT GTTTTGGCGGCAGGTCCCGGGTCACCTGCGCTGTGTAGAGTCTAACAGTCTGGGGCTGGTGTGGGGCGTCGGGTGGGACGGCACTGCCTGGGTCTACACCGGACACTGTGGGCCCACATCGG CCAGCCAGATGTACGAGCAGTCCGACGTCAGGAGTGTGCACGTGTACGAGAACCAGCGGTGGAACCCCGTGACCGGATACACCGACAA GGGGCTGCCCACCGACCGGCCCATGTGGAGCGATGAGAGCGGGCTGAAGGAGTGCAGCAAAGCCAACAccgcccccccttccccacAGTGGTCATGG GTGTCAGAATGGACCGTGGACTACAAAGTTCCTGGCGGGACGGACAAAGAGGGCTGGCAGTACGCGGCAGACTTCCCCAC GACGTTTCACGGCCACAAAACAATGAAGGACTTTGTCAGGCGCAGACGGTGGACCAG GCAGTGCAAGATCACCGTGAGAGGCCCGTGGAAGCAGGTCCCGCCCATCCACCTGAGCGACATCTCCATCATGCCCTGTCTGGCCCAGAGCCGGATGGAGCAGGTCCCCGTGTGGGCCATCAGCGACAAGGGAGATGTGCTGTGTCGCCTGGGGGTGACGCCCCTGAACCCTGCG GGCAGCTCCTGGCTCCACGTGGGCACCGACCAGCCCTTCAAATCCATCTCCATCGGTGGGGCCAACCAGGTGTGGGCCATCGCCAAGGATGGAGCCGTGTTTTACCGGGGATCTGTGTCGCCGCAAAACcctgcag GAGAATGCTGGTACCACATCCCCTCTCCTCCCAAACAGACCCTCAGACAGCTGTCGGTTGGACGGACGTCCGTCTTCGCCGTGGATGAAAACG GTAACCTGTGGTACAGGCAGGGCCTCACCCCCAGCTACCCCCAGGGATCTGCCTGGGAGCTCATCTCTAACAACGTCACCAAGGTCTCTGTGGGCCCGCTGGACCAG GTTTGGATCATTGCCGATGGAATTCCGGGTTTTCCCACTGAGACTCCGGGGGCGGTCTGCCATCGGTTGGGGGTGGGGCCCATGCAGCCCAAGGGCCAGTCCTGGGACTACGGCATCGGG GGGGGCTGGGAGCACATCAGTGTGAGGGGGAACTCTGCGGAGGCGCCTCGGAGTCCCCACCCTCCCCCGCTGGGCCCCGCCCGCAGCCCAGCCCCCCAGAGAACGGTGAACGGGAGCGCAGTGTGTGTGTAG
- the tecpr1b gene encoding tectonin beta-propeller repeat-containing protein 1 isoform X2 has product MPITLLWAVDVYGRVYSLSTAGQCWVRADDMLLELKRVTAGKDRCWGIGCDHLVYLNIIPSETPIRYREETYENQRWNPVDGFTDVLLPTDRWPWSDVTGMNPQPLHSFQLPSRSWEWEGDWYVDQSCGGEPSQTGGWEYAVDFPANFSPEKKWNSCVRRRRWIRYRRYTAQGTWAKIPLENPRKPPLPLCDISCGGWEMSDQSGRYPYLWGVTQQGQVWFREGIHPRVPEGTSWEEVEVPKEVAQLSAGPGDLLWALLWDGNLLVRTGLSLDSPTGTSWVEVESPGKEMEALHVSVGVSVVWVVTKDYKVWFRRGVNSHNPCGSGWISIGGEMMMVDVGLNDQVWAVGEDRGLYFRMGVTLSEPSGNGWIPVSAQWGSSKEVAPPREECELSGPLTEASQGSVLSCTDSDSEFGPTDPHSPVDTPVVEAEATSQEGKVSVSAPQQDAPKAFIPASDSFINSLVSDRDKPVVQPATVTEEEEREELPPAPVLPAPQPADVPWMNVDLEGAEAARNAQASGRPLSDAPAAATYDLGTLEGSQGVGEEDGPVWAWISGGGCDVDAGSQISWLSPSGPLPSSLSLTPVQSAAWSEQPQQTEHRQEISKKPIERSNSVWVRKGSLRWWRDWKPQRWVDVGVALEQSTKPDGRKDSIFFVYYTQYDEKKYLHVVIHEVTALVPLLRDDYFAFALYTADRTKQRWPLVLAAQTEKDMNDWLELLSGCCCKCRGIAGPPSRRAVWSTTTKGDLMVHEPCFSLEAPANTMPCDLMFWRQVPGHLRCVESNSLGLVWGVGWDGTAWVYTGHCGPTSASQMYEQSDVRSVHVYENQRWNPVTGYTDKGLPTDRPMWSDESGLKECSKANTAPPSPQWSWVSEWTVDYKVPGGTDKEGWQYAADFPTTFHGHKTMKDFVRRRRWTRQCKITVRGPWKQVPPIHLSDISIMPCLAQSRMEQVPVWAISDKGDVLCRLGVTPLNPAGSSWLHVGTDQPFKSISIGGANQVWAIAKDGAVFYRGSVSPQNPAGECWYHIPSPPKQTLRQLSVGRTSVFAVDENGNLWYRQGLTPSYPQGSAWELISNNVTKVSVGPLDQVWIIADGIPGFPTETPGAVCHRLGVGPMQPKGQSWDYGIGGGWEHISVRGNSAEAPRSPHPPPLGPARSPAPQRTVNGSAVCV; this is encoded by the exons ATGCCGATCACACTGCTGTGGGCCGTGGACGTGTACGGCAGGGTGTACAGCCTCTCCACAGCCGGCCAGTGCTGGGTACGCGCCGACGACATGCTGCTGGAGCTGAAGCGGGTCACGGCGGGGAAGGACCGCTGCTGGGGCATCGGCTGTGATCACCTTGTTTACCTGAATATAATCCCCAGTGAGACCCCCATCCGCTACCGGGAGGAGACCTATGAGAACCAG CGGTGGAACCCTGTGGATGGCTTCACTGATGTGCTGCTCCCCACCGACCGCTGGCCGTGGAGCGATGTGACCGGGATGAACCCCCAGCCGCTCCACAGCTTCCAGCTCCCCTCCCGCAGCTGGGAGTGGGAGGGAGACTGGTACGTGGATCAGAGCTGCGGGGGGGAACCCAGCCAGACCGGG gGCTGGGAGTACGCCGTCGATTTCCCGGCAAACTTCTCTCCAGAGAAAAAGTGGAACTCGTGCGTCCGGCGCAGGCGATGGATCCGCTATAGAAGATACACAGCACAAGGAACCTGGGCAAAA ATCCCCTTGGAGAATCCCAGGAAGCCCCCACTtccactctgtgacatcagctgTGGGGGGTGGGAGATGAGCGACCAGTCTGGGCGATATCCCTATCTCTGGGGGGTGACCCAACAAGGACAG GTGTGGTTCAGGGAGGGCATCCACCCTCGTGTCCCAGAGGGCACCAGCTGGGAGGAGGTTGAAGTTCCCAAAGAGGTGGCTCAGCTATCAGCGGGCCCCGGGGACCTTCTGTGGGCTTTACTGTGGGACGGGAACTTGCTGGTCCGCACCGGCCTGAGCCTGGACAGCCCAACTG GCACTTCCTGGGTGGAGGTGGAATCACCGGGGAAAGAGATGGAAGCGCTCCACGTGTCTGTTGGAGTCAGCGTGGTGTGGGTGGTGACTAAAGACTACAAG GTGTGGTTCAGGCGAGGGGTGAACTCCCACAATCCCTGTGGCTCCGGCTGGATCAGCATCGGTGGGGAGATGATGATGGTGGACGTCGGGCTAAACGACCAG GTGTGGGCGGTGGGGGAGGACCGCGGCTTGTATTTTAGGATGGGGGTGACTCTCTCGGAGCCGAGCGGAAATGGCTGGATCCCCGTTTCGGCGCAGTGGGGCAGCAGTAAAGAGGTCGCCCCGCCGAG GGAGGAGTGTGAGCTGAGCGGCCCGCTGACCGAGGCCTCTCAAGGCTCAGTGCTCAGCTGCACCGACTCAGACTCGGAGTTTGGGCCTACGGACCCCCACAGCCCTGTAGACACCCCCGTCGTGGAGGCAGAAGCCACTTCTCAAGAAGGGAAAGTCTCAGTTTCAGCCCCCCAACAGGACGCCCCGAAAGCTTTCATCCCCGCCAGTGACAGCTTCATCAACAGCCTGGTGTCCGACCGCGACAAACCGGTGGTGCAGCCGGCTACCgtcacagaagaagaagagcgcGAGGAGCTGCCCCCAGCCCCGGTGCTCCCAGCACCTCAACCTGCAGACGTCCCATGGATGAACGTAgacctggagggggcggaggcGGCTCGGAACGCGCAGGCGTCGGGACGCCCGTTGAGTGATGCTCCTGCCGCCGCCACGTACGATCTGGGGACTCTGGAGGGCTCGCAGGGCGTCGGAGAGGAGGACGGGCCGGTGTGGGCGTGGATCTCCGGCGGAGGCTGCGACGTGGACGCCGGCTCGCAGATCAGCTGGCTCAGTCCTTCTG GACCTCTCCCCAGCTCCTTGTCACTGACTCCGGTGCAGTCGGCTGCCTGGAGCGAGCAGCCGCAGCAAACGGAACACCGGCAGGAGATCAGCAAGAAGCCTATTGAGAGAAGCAAC TCGGTGTGGGTTCGTAAAGGCTCCCTGCGTTGGTGGAGAGACTGGAAGCCACAGCGCTGGGTGGACGTGGGCGTCGCCCTGGAACAATCCACCAAACCCGACGGCCGGAAGGACAGCATCTTCTTTGTTTATTACACCCAGTACGACGAGAAGAAG TATCTCCACGTTGTTATCCATGAAGTGACGGCGCTGGTGCCGCTGCTGCGAGACGACTACTTTGCCTTCGCGCTGTACACTGCAGACAGGACCAAACAGAGGTGGCCTCTGGTTTTAGCGGCACAAACGGAGAAGGACATGAACGACTGG TTGGAGCTGCTGTCCGGCTGTTGCTGCAAGTGTCGAGGCATCGCCGGACCTCCATCTCGACGGGCCGTGTGGTCCACCACCACAAAGGGGGACCTCATGGTCCACGAGCCGTGCTTCTCTCTGGAAGCCCCCGCCAACACCATGCCCTGCGACCTCAT GTTTTGGCGGCAGGTCCCGGGTCACCTGCGCTGTGTAGAGTCTAACAGTCTGGGGCTGGTGTGGGGCGTCGGGTGGGACGGCACTGCCTGGGTCTACACCGGACACTGTGGGCCCACATCGG CCAGCCAGATGTACGAGCAGTCCGACGTCAGGAGTGTGCACGTGTACGAGAACCAGCGGTGGAACCCCGTGACCGGATACACCGACAA GGGGCTGCCCACCGACCGGCCCATGTGGAGCGATGAGAGCGGGCTGAAGGAGTGCAGCAAAGCCAACAccgcccccccttccccacAGTGGTCATGG GTGTCAGAATGGACCGTGGACTACAAAGTTCCTGGCGGGACGGACAAAGAGGGCTGGCAGTACGCGGCAGACTTCCCCAC GACGTTTCACGGCCACAAAACAATGAAGGACTTTGTCAGGCGCAGACGGTGGACCAG GCAGTGCAAGATCACCGTGAGAGGCCCGTGGAAGCAGGTCCCGCCCATCCACCTGAGCGACATCTCCATCATGCCCTGTCTGGCCCAGAGCCGGATGGAGCAGGTCCCCGTGTGGGCCATCAGCGACAAGGGAGATGTGCTGTGTCGCCTGGGGGTGACGCCCCTGAACCCTGCG GGCAGCTCCTGGCTCCACGTGGGCACCGACCAGCCCTTCAAATCCATCTCCATCGGTGGGGCCAACCAGGTGTGGGCCATCGCCAAGGATGGAGCCGTGTTTTACCGGGGATCTGTGTCGCCGCAAAACcctgcag GAGAATGCTGGTACCACATCCCCTCTCCTCCCAAACAGACCCTCAGACAGCTGTCGGTTGGACGGACGTCCGTCTTCGCCGTGGATGAAAACG GTAACCTGTGGTACAGGCAGGGCCTCACCCCCAGCTACCCCCAGGGATCTGCCTGGGAGCTCATCTCTAACAACGTCACCAAGGTCTCTGTGGGCCCGCTGGACCAG GTTTGGATCATTGCCGATGGAATTCCGGGTTTTCCCACTGAGACTCCGGGGGCGGTCTGCCATCGGTTGGGGGTGGGGCCCATGCAGCCCAAGGGCCAGTCCTGGGACTACGGCATCGGG GGGGGCTGGGAGCACATCAGTGTGAGGGGGAACTCTGCGGAGGCGCCTCGGAGTCCCCACCCTCCCCCGCTGGGCCCCGCCCGCAGCCCAGCCCCCCAGAGAACGGTGAACGGGAGCGCAGTGTGTGTGTAG